A segment of the Thermodesulfobacteriota bacterium genome:
CCCCGGGTGCATGATGACCGCGTCCTCCTTGGCGAGCGCGAAGACCTCCCTGTTCAAGCCATACTTTCGTGAGTACTCCCTTAGTGACGGGAAATACGCGCTTTTCTGTCTCTCAAGCTGGATCCTCAACATCATGACGACGTCCGCGTCCTTCACCGCCTCCCGGATGTCGTTCGTCACGACGGCGCCCGTCCTTCCCATTTCCCGGGGAAGCAGCGTCGCCGGCCCGCAGAGCCACAGCCGCGCCCCCATCTTTCCGAGGCAATGGAGGTTCGACCGCGCGACCCGGCTGTGGAGGATGTCCCCCACGATGGCGACCTTCAGCCCCTCCACCTTCCCCTTGGCCTTGAGGATCGTGTACAGGTCGAGCAGCCCCTGCGACGGATGCTCGTTCGAGCCGTCGCCGGCGTTGATGATGGAACAGGACATATGGCGCGAAAGGAAGTGCGCGGCCCCGGAGACCGCATGCCGGATGACCAGGATGCCGGGCTTCATCGCCTCGATGTTCCGGGCCGT
Coding sequences within it:
- a CDS encoding aspartate carbamoyltransferase catalytic subunit, producing the protein MEWRRKHVLGLSDFRPEEIGFVIDTARSMEDVLSRDIKKVPALRGKTVVNLFFEASTRTRTSFEIAGKRLSADVVNFSSSTSSVSKGETLLDTARNIEAMKPGILVIRHAVSGAAHFLSRHMSCSIINAGDGSNEHPSQGLLDLYTILKAKGKVEGLKVAIVGDILHSRVARSNLHCLGKMGARLWLCGPATLLPREMGRTGAVVTNDIREAVKDADVVMMLRIQLERQKSAYFPSLREYSRKYGLNREVFALAKEDAVIMHPG